A genomic segment from Actinomycetota bacterium encodes:
- a CDS encoding M50 family metallopeptidase produces GRGSPASESGLRPGDRIVAVDGRKVSEWTQVRNLIRDSPGRQMQLTLANRAGDRRTVAITPRSQQEDGGRRTVGLIGVSSKLANVRVNPAVAAGRSAVVIGQFIGRFVTSTPKLFSAETLGLSKTPGREDERAQSVVGAGRAAADLASKGQVLRFLEFFVYINMAIGLFNLLPIPPLDGGHLLLLGLEKVRRKPVGQTTMVRVMAVGFALLLLLGMWIIFQDIVSPVPLE; encoded by the coding sequence GGCCGAGGGTCCCCCGCGAGCGAATCGGGCCTGCGGCCTGGGGATCGGATAGTGGCCGTGGACGGGCGCAAGGTGTCCGAGTGGACTCAGGTGCGCAACCTCATTCGCGACAGCCCCGGACGGCAGATGCAGCTGACCCTCGCAAACCGGGCCGGCGACCGGCGGACGGTGGCCATCACGCCGCGTTCCCAGCAGGAGGACGGCGGCCGCCGGACCGTCGGCCTCATCGGCGTGAGCTCCAAGCTGGCTAACGTGAGGGTGAACCCGGCCGTGGCGGCCGGCAGGTCGGCGGTGGTGATCGGGCAGTTCATAGGCCGGTTTGTCACGTCCACGCCGAAGCTGTTCTCGGCCGAGACTCTGGGCCTGAGCAAGACCCCCGGCCGCGAGGACGAGCGGGCGCAGAGCGTGGTCGGAGCCGGCCGGGCGGCGGCCGACCTGGCCTCGAAGGGACAGGTCCTGCGTTTTCTGGAGTTCTTCGTCTACATCAACATGGCCATCGGACTGTTCAACCTCCTGCCCATCCCGCCGCTGGACGGCGGGCACCTGTTGCTCCTGGGTCTGGAGAAGGTGAGGCGCAAGCCGGTGGGGCAGACGACGATGGTGCGTGTGATGGCCGTGGGGTTTGCGCTCCTGCTCCTGCTGGGGATGTGGATCATCTTCCAGGACATCGTTTCGCCGGTCCCCCTCGAGTAG
- the ispG gene encoding flavodoxin-dependent (E)-4-hydroxy-3-methylbut-2-enyl-diphosphate synthase, which produces MPPLRRPTRKIRVGSVEVGGDAPVSIQSMTTTRTPDPRATFDQVLALSTAGADIVRVTVPDEESADGLALLLWLMTSTPRPVPIIADIHFRHDLALKCIELGVAGLRLNPGNIKDPDKIRLVAREAGARGIPIRVGANAGSLHTSFLEAHGGPTPEALVASAMWEVALLEEEGFHDIKISVKHSNPWEMVRSYRLLADTTDYPLHLGVTEAGTAFAGSMKSAVGIGTLLAEGIGDTIRVSLAADPVEEVRTGKAILSALGLRRSGADIVACPTCGRVEGDVITIAEQVEDALKDVKAPIQVAIMGCLVNGPGEAREADVGLALSKHGGTLFSKGERLREVGPDVMVQALLDEAMRLAAGMGEGEPVVLTAAAAKAPEPPANGRRRLPLSRS; this is translated from the coding sequence ATGCCTCCCCTCCGGCGCCCCACCCGCAAGATCCGCGTCGGCTCGGTCGAGGTCGGCGGCGATGCTCCCGTCTCGATCCAGTCGATGACGACGACCCGCACCCCCGACCCCCGCGCGACCTTCGACCAGGTGCTGGCACTGTCCACGGCCGGCGCGGACATCGTGCGGGTCACGGTCCCGGACGAGGAGTCGGCGGACGGGCTGGCCCTGCTGCTGTGGCTGATGACATCGACGCCGCGTCCCGTCCCGATCATTGCGGACATCCACTTCCGCCACGACCTGGCGCTCAAGTGCATCGAGCTGGGCGTCGCCGGACTCAGGCTGAACCCGGGCAATATCAAGGACCCCGACAAGATTCGGCTGGTGGCGCGCGAGGCGGGTGCACGCGGGATTCCGATCCGGGTGGGCGCCAACGCCGGGTCGCTCCATACGTCCTTTCTGGAAGCACACGGCGGGCCCACACCGGAGGCGCTGGTCGCCTCCGCCATGTGGGAGGTCGCCCTTCTGGAGGAGGAGGGCTTCCACGACATCAAGATCTCCGTGAAGCACTCCAACCCCTGGGAGATGGTGAGGTCCTACCGCCTGCTCGCGGATACGACGGACTACCCGCTTCACCTGGGGGTCACGGAGGCCGGGACGGCCTTTGCCGGCAGCATGAAGTCCGCGGTCGGCATCGGCACGCTGCTGGCCGAGGGGATAGGGGACACGATCCGCGTCTCGCTCGCGGCCGACCCGGTGGAGGAGGTCCGGACCGGGAAGGCGATCCTGTCGGCGCTCGGCCTCCGAAGGTCCGGGGCGGACATAGTCGCCTGTCCGACCTGCGGGCGGGTCGAGGGCGACGTCATCACGATCGCCGAGCAGGTTGAGGACGCACTGAAGGACGTCAAGGCGCCGATACAGGTCGCCATCATGGGGTGCCTGGTCAACGGGCCCGGTGAGGCGCGGGAGGCCGACGTCGGGCTGGCGCTGTCCAAGCACGGCGGGACCCTTTTCAGCAAGGGTGAGAGGCTGCGCGAGGTGGGTCCCGACGTCATGGTCCAGGCTTTGCTGGACGAAGCGATGCGGCTCGCCGCGGGCATGGGCGAAGGAGAGCCCGTGGTGCTCACCGCCGCGGCCGCCAAGGCACCGGAGCCACCGGCCAACGGCCGCAGGCGCCTGCCCTTGAGCCGCTCCTAG
- a CDS encoding proline--tRNA ligase — MRAQDRFGQTLREAPAEAEIPSHRLLLRGAFLRRTASGVYSWLPLGLRVLRRVEQVVREEMDAQGATELLMPALLPMDLLERSGRVPGFYLELYTLKDSADREWYLGPTHEEVICTLASTELPSYKDLPSVPYQIQWKYRYAPRPRGGLLRGREFLMKDAYSFDADEAGLMASYDKMVAAYEAVFSRCGLSTKMIEAQAGLIGGTVNHEFVQPADAGEDTFVSCDGCGYAANTEAAASVPAGSYASGDPEQVVKVHTPGLVTVDEVAAFLKVAPRALAKALLYKSGDGIVCALIPGDRELNEYKLSKAAGGEVRMLADHAFAPAGLVKGFAGPVGLSGVRLIADRSLREATNLVTGANEPDHHLTGVSAGRDFTPDAWEDLLSAQEGDRCERCGGGLSLKRGIEVGHVFQLGTKYSAPMGAEYTDESGARRPFVMGCYGLGVSRTVAAIVEAHNDDRGIMWPRAVAPFEVAVLSIANDAAAAGAAADLAGALEARGVSVLLDDRAGVSAGVKFADADLIGYPLQVVVGRTFRSSGRLEAKVRATGERTEVDATPDEVLRVLGTCP, encoded by the coding sequence ATGCGCGCCCAGGACCGGTTCGGCCAGACGCTTCGGGAGGCGCCCGCGGAGGCGGAGATCCCGTCCCACAGGCTGCTGTTGCGCGGAGCGTTCCTGAGACGCACCGCTTCCGGCGTCTACTCGTGGCTGCCGCTGGGACTGCGCGTGCTCCGGCGCGTCGAGCAGGTCGTGCGTGAGGAGATGGACGCCCAGGGTGCCACCGAACTGCTGATGCCCGCGCTGCTTCCGATGGACCTCCTGGAACGCAGCGGACGAGTCCCGGGCTTCTACCTGGAGCTGTACACGCTCAAGGACTCGGCCGACCGCGAGTGGTACCTGGGGCCGACGCACGAAGAGGTCATCTGCACCCTGGCCTCCACCGAGCTGCCGTCCTACAAGGACCTGCCGAGCGTGCCGTACCAGATCCAGTGGAAGTACAGGTACGCGCCGCGCCCCCGCGGGGGGCTTCTGCGCGGACGGGAGTTTTTGATGAAGGACGCCTACTCCTTCGACGCCGACGAGGCGGGCCTCATGGCGTCCTACGACAAGATGGTCGCCGCCTACGAGGCGGTGTTCTCGCGGTGCGGCCTGTCCACGAAGATGATCGAGGCACAGGCGGGCCTGATCGGCGGCACCGTGAACCACGAGTTCGTGCAGCCTGCCGACGCCGGCGAGGACACGTTCGTGAGCTGTGACGGATGTGGCTACGCCGCCAACACCGAAGCGGCCGCGTCCGTTCCGGCCGGGAGCTACGCCTCGGGCGACCCGGAGCAGGTCGTGAAGGTGCATACGCCCGGCCTGGTCACGGTGGATGAGGTGGCGGCGTTCCTGAAGGTCGCGCCGCGCGCGCTCGCAAAGGCCCTGCTGTACAAGTCCGGTGACGGCATCGTCTGCGCGCTGATCCCCGGTGACCGCGAACTCAACGAGTACAAGCTGTCCAAGGCGGCCGGGGGTGAGGTCCGGATGCTGGCCGACCACGCGTTCGCCCCGGCCGGGCTGGTGAAGGGCTTTGCCGGCCCCGTCGGGCTGTCCGGCGTCCGGCTGATCGCGGACAGGTCGCTGCGGGAAGCGACGAACCTGGTGACGGGGGCCAACGAGCCCGACCACCACCTGACCGGCGTGAGCGCCGGGCGCGACTTCACTCCGGACGCATGGGAGGACCTGCTGTCCGCGCAGGAGGGTGACCGCTGCGAGCGGTGTGGGGGCGGCCTGTCGCTGAAGCGCGGCATCGAGGTCGGACACGTGTTCCAGCTCGGGACGAAGTACTCGGCCCCCATGGGAGCCGAGTACACCGACGAGTCGGGGGCCCGGCGCCCCTTCGTGATGGGCTGCTACGGCTTGGGCGTCTCCCGGACGGTCGCCGCGATCGTGGAGGCGCACAACGACGACCGCGGGATCATGTGGCCGCGAGCGGTGGCACCTTTTGAGGTCGCGGTGCTGTCCATAGCCAACGACGCCGCCGCCGCGGGCGCGGCCGCGGACTTGGCGGGCGCGCTGGAGGCCAGGGGAGTCTCCGTGCTGCTGGACGACAGGGCAGGCGTGTCGGCCGGGGTGAAGTTCGCCGACGCCGACCTCATCGGCTACCCGCTGCAGGTGGTGGTGGGACGGACCTTTCGTTCCTCCGGACGGCTGGAGGCCAAGGTCCGCGCAACGGGCGAGCGCACGGAGGTGGACGCCACCCCCGACGAGGTCCTTCGCGTGCTCGGCACCTGTCCCTGA
- a CDS encoding metallophosphoesterase family protein produces MLVGLVSDTHVPYRAKSMPLAAWRVLAGCDLLLHAGDVCDPQLLDEMAQLAPVHAVVGNVDGPDLRAWGAGDELTLEVAGVIVSMLHDSGAAQGREQRMRKRFPGSRVVIFGHSHLPLVEQHDDLLLINPGSPTDRRRAPTFTVGLLRVEAREVNAELVHLS; encoded by the coding sequence GTGCTCGTCGGTCTCGTCTCGGACACCCACGTCCCCTACAGGGCCAAGTCCATGCCGCTGGCGGCCTGGCGGGTACTGGCCGGGTGCGACCTGCTGCTTCACGCGGGCGACGTCTGCGACCCGCAGCTTCTGGATGAGATGGCGCAGCTGGCGCCGGTGCACGCAGTGGTGGGCAACGTGGACGGGCCCGACCTGCGCGCCTGGGGGGCCGGCGACGAGCTGACGCTTGAGGTCGCGGGCGTGATCGTGTCGATGTTGCACGATTCCGGCGCTGCGCAGGGGCGGGAACAGCGGATGCGCAAACGATTTCCGGGATCGCGGGTGGTGATCTTCGGACACTCGCACCTTCCGCTGGTGGAGCAGCACGACGACCTGCTGCTGATCAACCCCGGCAGCCCGACCGACAGGCGCCGTGCGCCCACGTTCACCGTCGGGCTGCTGCGCGTCGAAGCAAGGGAGGTCAATGCCGAGCTGGTCCACCTGTCCTGA
- a CDS encoding GNAT family N-acetyltransferase, whose protein sequence is MRASRLIRETITLRDGRQVVLRAIRPEDAPGLIEFHQRLSPESRYFRFFGPKPELSPEEARYLAEVDFSSRFAIVAVQGDEILGVGRFDLVGPGTAEAAVVVRDDHQGHGIGRALLERLLEVARGRGIERLAGEILADNDRMLDLLRGSESLDVTAASDGVVQVTVPISDGSPVFRTLSVVAKLSNEIASRAASLKRRGSPDR, encoded by the coding sequence GTGAGGGCCAGCCGGCTCATCCGGGAGACGATCACCCTGCGCGACGGGCGGCAGGTGGTCCTGCGCGCGATCCGGCCCGAGGACGCGCCCGGCCTGATCGAGTTCCACCAGAGGCTGTCGCCGGAGAGCCGCTACTTCCGGTTCTTCGGACCCAAGCCTGAGCTGTCCCCGGAGGAGGCGCGGTACCTGGCGGAGGTGGACTTCTCCAGCCGCTTCGCGATCGTGGCGGTGCAGGGGGACGAGATCCTGGGGGTCGGGCGGTTCGACCTCGTCGGCCCCGGCACCGCCGAGGCCGCCGTCGTGGTTCGCGACGACCACCAGGGCCATGGCATCGGCAGAGCGCTGCTGGAGCGGCTGCTGGAGGTGGCCAGGGGGCGGGGCATCGAGCGGCTGGCGGGTGAGATCCTGGCGGACAACGACCGGATGCTGGACCTCCTGCGCGGAAGCGAGTCGCTCGACGTGACGGCGGCAAGCGACGGCGTCGTCCAGGTGACGGTGCCGATTTCGGACGGCTCTCCTGTGTTCAGGACCCTGAGCGTGGTGGCGAAGCTGTCCAACGAGATTGCCTCCCGGGCCGCGAGTCTGAAGCGGCGCGGGAGCCCGGACCGCTAG
- the trpS gene encoding tryptophan--tRNA ligase translates to MARKIALTGIQPSGTPHLGNYLGMYRPALELAADYDAYYFIADYHALTTVRDGESLTRNTYEVAAIWLALGLDPHKATLYRQSDVPEVFELAWALGCVTPKGLLNRAHAYKAALDANAAAGRSPDDGVSMGLYNYPLLMAADILICGAHVVPVGSDQRQHVEMTDDIASWFNNAYGPILTPPEAIVRDEVALIPGLDGRKMSKSYGNVIPIFAPPKEQRKLVMRIVTDSRPPEEPKDPAQDNLFNIFKHFAAPGEVAEVRARYESGGIGYGEVKSRLAELLEESFGPARERYDALLSNTPHLDEALAGGADRVRAVARPLLQRVRDAVGTGARL, encoded by the coding sequence ATGGCCAGGAAGATCGCGCTCACCGGCATCCAGCCGTCCGGGACTCCGCATCTCGGCAACTACCTCGGGATGTACCGCCCGGCCCTCGAGCTGGCGGCCGACTACGACGCCTACTACTTCATCGCCGACTATCACGCGCTCACCACCGTCCGCGACGGTGAATCGCTGACGCGGAACACCTACGAGGTCGCGGCGATCTGGCTCGCACTGGGGCTGGACCCCCACAAGGCGACGCTCTACCGCCAGTCCGATGTCCCGGAGGTGTTCGAGCTTGCCTGGGCCCTCGGCTGCGTCACGCCGAAGGGACTGTTGAACCGCGCCCACGCGTACAAGGCCGCGCTCGACGCGAACGCCGCCGCCGGACGCAGTCCCGACGACGGGGTGAGCATGGGCTTGTACAACTACCCGCTGCTGATGGCCGCCGACATCCTGATCTGCGGCGCCCATGTCGTCCCTGTGGGATCCGACCAGAGGCAGCACGTCGAGATGACCGACGACATCGCGTCGTGGTTCAACAACGCCTACGGCCCGATCCTCACGCCGCCGGAGGCGATCGTCCGCGACGAGGTCGCCCTGATCCCCGGGCTCGACGGCCGCAAGATGAGCAAAAGCTACGGCAACGTGATCCCGATCTTCGCGCCCCCCAAAGAGCAGCGGAAGCTCGTGATGCGCATCGTCACCGATTCAAGGCCCCCGGAGGAGCCGAAGGATCCAGCCCAGGACAACCTGTTCAACATCTTCAAGCACTTCGCCGCACCCGGCGAGGTCGCCGAAGTCCGGGCCCGCTACGAAAGCGGCGGCATCGGATACGGCGAGGTGAAGTCCCGGCTGGCGGAGTTGCTCGAGGAGTCGTTCGGCCCGGCAAGAGAGCGCTACGACGCGCTCCTGTCCAACACGCCGCATCTGGACGAGGCCCTGGCAGGGGGAGCCGATCGGGTCCGGGCGGTCGCGCGACCCCTGCTGCAACGGGTTCGGGACGCGGTTGGGACGGGAGCCCGGCTCTGA
- the nusA gene encoding transcription termination factor NusA — protein sequence MAKKRKDDGRNLELIDALAVLERDKGIPAESIWHALEDALGAAYPKTPGVTATHARIEMDRSSAQIKVWEQEVDEETGEIVSENFVETPAALGRIAAQTAKQVITQRLREAEREITFEEYEGREGDIIMGTVEQHDPRATVLSLGKADALMPQGEQVPRERYEVGDRVRGYICEVRRTLKGPTIIVSRTHPGLVRKLFEMEVPEIQDGLVEIRAIAREAGHRTKIAVASNDLNIDPVGACVGPKGARVRAVQNELRGEKIDIVPWRDDPAKLVAEALQPARVRDVVVDEANKTAVVVVPDNQLSLAIGKEGQNARLAARLTGWRIDIKSESQYSAGPAQPDRGLFEPVVPESRRRGIRSDSTAGEQQAEATDAAPGSAAPESDTTPESEATAPEPEATAPEASSPGTPAQDAQEPEPPAADAGETGGSEVPAADGAPRESADGGVRP from the coding sequence ATGGCCAAGAAGAGAAAAGATGACGGACGCAACCTCGAGCTGATCGACGCGCTCGCGGTGCTCGAGCGCGACAAGGGGATCCCAGCCGAAAGCATCTGGCACGCCCTTGAGGACGCCCTCGGCGCCGCGTACCCAAAGACCCCCGGCGTAACCGCCACTCACGCCCGCATCGAGATGGACCGCAGCTCGGCTCAGATCAAGGTCTGGGAGCAGGAGGTCGACGAGGAGACCGGCGAGATCGTGTCTGAGAACTTCGTCGAGACGCCTGCGGCTCTGGGCCGGATCGCCGCGCAGACCGCCAAGCAGGTCATAACGCAGCGCCTGCGGGAGGCCGAGCGGGAGATCACCTTCGAGGAGTACGAGGGCCGCGAGGGCGACATCATCATGGGCACCGTCGAGCAGCACGATCCCAGGGCCACGGTCCTGAGCCTGGGCAAGGCAGATGCGCTCATGCCGCAGGGCGAGCAGGTGCCGAGGGAGCGCTACGAGGTCGGGGACAGGGTCCGGGGCTACATCTGCGAGGTTCGCAGGACGCTCAAGGGTCCCACCATCATCGTGTCCCGCACGCACCCGGGACTTGTTCGCAAGCTGTTCGAGATGGAGGTCCCCGAGATTCAGGACGGGCTCGTCGAGATCCGCGCCATCGCGCGGGAGGCCGGGCACCGCACGAAGATCGCCGTGGCTTCCAACGATCTGAACATCGACCCCGTGGGAGCCTGCGTCGGCCCCAAGGGGGCCCGGGTGAGGGCGGTCCAGAACGAGTTGCGCGGCGAAAAGATCGACATCGTGCCGTGGCGCGATGATCCGGCCAAGCTCGTGGCGGAGGCTCTCCAGCCCGCGCGGGTGCGCGACGTGGTCGTGGACGAGGCGAACAAGACGGCTGTCGTCGTCGTGCCCGACAACCAGCTGTCGCTTGCGATCGGCAAGGAAGGGCAGAACGCCCGCCTGGCCGCCAGGCTGACCGGCTGGAGGATCGACATCAAGTCCGAAAGCCAGTACTCGGCCGGCCCTGCCCAGCCCGACCGGGGCCTATTCGAGCCGGTCGTGCCGGAGTCGCGCCGCAGGGGGATCCGTTCCGATTCAACCGCCGGCGAGCAGCAGGCGGAGGCCACCGACGCAGCGCCCGGCTCAGCCGCACCGGAGTCCGACACTACGCCTGAGTCAGAGGCAACTGCGCCTGAGCCCGAGGCAACTGCGCCGGAGGCGAGCAGCCCCGGCACCCCCGCACAGGATGCGCAGGAGCCCGAGCCGCCCGCTGCGGACGCGGGCGAGACCGGCGGTTCGGAGGTCCCGGCGGCCGACGGCGCGCCGCGGGAATCGGCGGACGGGGGAGTCCGGCCGTAA